In Candidatus Manganitrophus noduliformans, the genomic stretch CAACAGCGGCGCCACCCTCCATCTGGCCCCCGGAGAAGAGGCGGGGGGGATCGATCCGATCGAAACCAAAAACAATTCAACCCTTGAGAAAATGGCCCAGCGGGGATGGGTGTCGGTGGCCGAAACGGACGAAGCCCCCAAGGCGAAACGGGGAAGGGGTCGAGGATAGATCACTTGGCGCAATTCATTTGAATCGGGGATTCCCGCGGGCCGGGATTTCTCACAGGGAGGGATAGATGGAAAGACTGCATCCGGGTGTCTACATTGAGGAGGTCCCGAGCGGGGTTCGTCCGATCGAGGGGGTCAGCACCTCCACGGCGGCGTTTATCGGAAAGGCCGAGAAGGGACCGCTCGACCGGGCCTTGATGGTGACGAGCTTCATCGAGTTTCAGGCGACTTACGGCACATTTCAGAACGACAGCTACCTCGCCCACGCGGCGCTCCAATTCTTCAACAACGGAGGAAAGCGGCTCTACATCGTCCGGGTCGCGAACGGGGCGGTGGCCGCCGATGTGGCGATCGTCGATCGAAAGGGGACCCCCGCAAAGACCCTCACGATCTTTGCCAACAGCCCCGGCGCCTGGGGGAACGCGCTCGACATCGATGTCGCCGACGGCGCGCAGGATTCGGGGAACGAATTCAAGATCACCGTCAAGCTCAATGGAACCCCTCTTGAAATCCACGACAACCTCAGCATGAATCCCGACGCGACGAACTTCGTCGAAAATGTCGTGACGGCCAACTCCAAGCTGATTAAAGCGGTGGTCGATCCGGCCAACGACACGACCAACCGGGGAACCAGCGTCAGCGGCGCCTCCCCGGCGACCACCCTCCCCGCCGGCAACCGGAAGATGGTGGTGAACGTCAACGGCGACGGACCGCAGACGATCACCCTGGCCAATCCGCTCACCACCGGGGGGGAGATCGCCACCGCGATCGAGACTGCGGTTCGGGCGCTGGTCCCGCTCCGGGGATCGACGCCGACCGCCGCGTTCACCGCCTTCACCGCCGGGTTTGCGACAGGGGTCTACACCCTCACCTCCGGCGCCGGCGGAAAGCGCTCTTCGGTCCAGGTGACCAATGCCCCGTCGGAGAACGGGGCGACCCTTCTCAAGCTGGGGAGAAACAACGGCGGAGTCGAACAGGCCGGCGCCGCCGTTCTTCGCCCGGCCGTCGGAGCCAACTACCATGTCGGCGATGCCGCCGTGGCCGGCAACGTGATCAGCGCCACCCTCGGGAGCGACGGGATCACGCCGCAGGAGATCGACTATCAGAACGGCTTCGCCCTTCTCGACGTCCGGCGGGATGTGAACATCGTCGCCGTGCCGGGGATCGGCTCGAAGACGATGGTCGACTTCGGCGGCAACTATTGCCGCAACCGCCAAGACTGCTTCTTTGTGGGGGACATGGGGGCGGCCGACGATACCAAAGAGGAAGCGCAGGCCTTCGTGACCGGTCTCACCGTGAAGAGCTCGTATGCCGCGGTTTACTTTCCCTGGCTCAAAGCGATCGACCCGACCGGGGTCTCGCCGGAGCCGATTCTCCTCCCCCCTTCCGGCTATGTCGCCGGGATGTACGCGCGGATCGACTCCCGGCGCGGCGTCTGGAAGGCACCGGCGGGAACCGAGGCGAATATCGGCGGGGCCGTGGGGCTGACCAAAGAGATCACCGACGCCGAGCAGGACACGTTGAACCCGATCGGGGTGAATGTGATCCGGGTCTTTCCCGCGTCCGGCATCGTCATCTGGGGGGCGCGGACCGTCGCGACGCAGGCCGATCCGGAGTATCGCTACGTTCCGGTCCGGCGGACCGCCATCTTCATCGAGCAGAGCATCTACAACGGCATCCAGTGGGCGGTCTTCGAGCCGAACGACGAAGACCTCTGGGCGAGCCTGCGCCTGAACATCGGCGCCTTTATGATGACCCTCTTCCGGGCCGGCGCATTCCAGGGGGCGACCCCGTCGCAGGCCTTCTTCGTGAAGGCCGACAGCCAGACGACGACCCAGGCCGACATCGATGCCGGGGTGGTCAACGTGATGGTCGGCTTTGCGCCGCTGAAGCCGGCGGAGTTCGTGGTGATTAAGATCAGTCAGAAGGCCGGGGAGTCGGCGTAATCATCTGAAGGAGGAATACATTCATGGCCAAGTTCACGGTCAACACGCATCGGTTCGATCCGTATCGCAATTTTAAGTTCAAAGTCAAAGTGGATAATCAGTATGTCGCCGGCTTGAGCAAGTGCAGCTCGCTCAAGCGGACGACCGAAGTCACCCCTTGGCGGGAGGGGGGCGATCCCTCCACCAGCCGCCAGCTTCCCGGGAAGACAAAATACGAGGCGATTACATTGGAGGCCGGCGTCACCCACGACACCACCTTTGAGGATTGGGCCAATCTGGTCCACAACTTCCAGGGAGACGCGTCGGGGTCGCTGAAGAACTTCCGGAAGGACATCGCGATCGACGTCTTCAACGAGGCGGGCCAAAAGGTTTTCTCGTACAACGTTTTCCGTTGCTGGGTCTCGGATTACCAGGCCCTTCCCGACCTGGATGCCGGCGCCAACGCGGTCGCCATCCAAACGATCAAGCTCGAGAACGAAGGATGGGAGCGGGATAAGTCGGTGACCGAGCCGACCGAGAAGTAATCAAATCAGATGTCAGACCCGATTGAACGTCCTGAAGAAGGGCTCTTCCTTCTCCCCGGAGGATATCTCGATCGTGATGGAACGCTGCATCGGGAGGTGAAGCTTCGCCCCCTGACCGGTCGAGAGGAGGAGTGGATCGCCGATCCGGCGCGGGAGTGGACCGAGGCCGCGCTCGTGACGGCGCTGCTGCGCCGTTGCGTCGAGCGGATCGGCCCGGAGCGGCCGACCGAAGAGACGATCCGCTCGCTCACTGTCGGCGATCGCGACTATCTGATGTTACGGCTTCGGCAGATCACCTTCGGGAAGGGGGTGGAACTCACATTGGTCTGCCCCCGATCCGAATGCGCCAAGAAGATGGACATCGATCTGGCGCTCGACCAGATCCCGATCGAGCCGAAGCCGGTCGCACCCCGCTATGCGATCTTCCTCTCGGAAGAAGGTGGCCCGCCGCGGGAAGTTGTCTTCCGGATTCCGAATGGCGCGGACCAGGAAGCGGCGCGCGGGTGGTCCCATCTCAACGAGCGGGAACGGGTCAATCATCTCCTTGCCCGCTCCCTTCTGAAGATCGGCGAGGTCGATGCGGTCACCCTCGACGCTGTGTCGCGGCTGTTGGACGATACAGTGGAAGAGATCACGGCGGCGATGGAACGCGCCTCCCCTCTGGTGGATGCCGAAATGGAGGCGCGCTGCCCGGAGTGTGGCCATCTCTTCACACACCGGTTCGAGATTGTCCCATTCTTCTTGAATGAACTTCTTCGGGGGAGGACGCAGCTGGAGCGGGAGGTTCACCTGTTGGGATTCTACTATCATTGGCCGTTGCGGGAGATTCTGGGGATGACCCGGCGGAAACGGCATCGTTATCTTCGGCTTCTCACCGACGAGCTCGATCGGAGAGGCCGTCCCGCCGTGGAGGTCGGATGAACCCCTTCTTGAACCGGGTTTTGGCGCCGGGGTTGCGCCGGGTCGGATCGGGGCTTGCGTACCCTCGACAGGCGGCGCCTCCGATCGTCGCGCCTGCGAACATGGAATCGACTCTCGAAGAGAGCGTCGAAGGGGAGCCGGCCGCGCCGGGCGCTTCGCCTCCCTTTTGGGAGGATGCGGAGGGAGGGGAGCGTTTTGAAGTCGCGTCGATCGAGGAGAGAGCGTCCCTCCCGCCGTCCCCCTCGTCCCCACTGTCCGATCAATCGGACGAGACGCACGCAGGTGAACGGGCCGCTGCGCCGGAGCCCTTGTCCCCACAGCGGGAGCTGGAAAGGGGGCTGTTTTTAGAAGAGACGGCTCCGATTCGACCCGCTCCATTCGCTCTTCCTCCGATCACAGAGGAGCGGCCGAAGCCGATCATGGAGAGCCTCTCTTTTGAGCCGGTCGAATTTAACCGGGCCGTTCATCCGTCGCAACGGCGGTTTCAGCCGACCGGAGAAAAGCGGAGCGCGGGCGAGGGATCGGCCCAACCGGAACAAGGCCGCGCGGAGCAAGCTCGCGGTCCCGATCGGCCGGCAAGAGAGATCATCTGGGAGGTTGTTCCGGCAGACCGCAAGGATTCCGCTCCCAAGGAAAAGCTTCATCAAGCGTTCCTGTCGGGAAATCAACCATCCAAAGCGCGACCCGCTGACCCGGCGCACCCCTCTCCGGCGGAACGTACCGAGAAGGACGAAAGAACCGTCGATCTCTCTCCGAAGGCGCTGTTCATTCCGCCGCGTGGAGCGATCCTTCCGCGGCCCGCGGCCAGAGCGAAAGAGGAGAAGGGGGACTTGATCATCGAGCAGCTGGAAGTTCGGGTGGTGGCCGAGCCGGAGCGGAAACCGGAGCCTCCGAGAGCACGGCCGGAGGCGCCGAAGCGCTCGGGCGCCTGGGAGACGGCGGCCCGGTATTATCTCGGAAAGGTGTGAGACGACGATGAGCACCACCATCGGAAAAGTGACCGAGTCGTTGAAGAATCTTCTCGTCGGCGAGATGGTTCCGGCGACGAATGTGTCGCTGATCTCTCCCGGCGACACGAGCGGGCAGAACAAGCGGATCAATCTTTTTCTCTACCGGGTCATCGAGAACCCGCACCTGAACAATCGCGATTGGCAGCCGAAGCGGGGAACGACGAACCAGCTCGTCGCTCCACCGCTCGCCCTGAACCTTTTCTATTTGATGACCCCCTTTTCTCCCCTCGATCCGCAGACCGGCCTGGCCGATGCGCACGGACTGTTGGGGGAGGCGATGCGGGTCCTCTACGAAAATGCCATCATCCCTCAGACCTACCTCGAAACGGGCCTGCAGGAGGGGGAGGTGAAGGTGACCCTCCTTCCGCTCGATCTCGAGCAGCTCAGCAAGATCTGGACGGCGCTGAACAAAGATTTCCGTCTCTCGGTCGCTTACGAAGTCTCATATGTGGAGGTTCCGGCGGAGCAAGAGCGTCCGCTGCCGAAGCGGGTCACGCAAGTCGAACTCGATGTCCGCGCGCCCTTTAAGCAGCCGGTCCTTCAGGGGATGTCCCCTCTTTCCGGTCCGGTCGGGACGACCCTCCAGTTCACCGGGACTTTCCTGCGGGGATGGAAAGCGACGGTCCGCGTCGGCGGTCGGATCGCGGTGGAAGATCAGATGCTCTTCGAGGATCAACTGTTTGTGGCACCGGTCCCGGCGGGACTGACGCCGGGGGTCTATGAGGTCGAAGTGAACGTAGCGAACCTCTCCCGGCTGCGGGAGGTGTTTGAGGTGGTTCCATGAGAGCGACTAAGAGAGCGACCAAGGCCGCGTCGTTCCGCGACAGCCGGGAGTACCTCGCCGCCGAGCTCGACTGGCTCGATCGGGCGTTATCGCTCCTGCTTCACCTCTTCCATCGACGCGAGGCAAAAACGGAAGGGCAGGGGCTTTTTCTTTCGCAGAAGGAGGCCGAGCGGCTTCTCTCTCAAAACCCTCCGGCGGATGAACCCGACGCCGAAGCGCTCCGCGCCTCGCTCGATCGGTCGCGAAGAGAGATCGTCTCCAGAAGAAAGGCGAGTCTGGAAGAAGGGGTCTATCTTTCCCTCCCTCACCTCGCGCATCTTTTCCATCTCTCGCCGGTCGAGGAGACCGCCCTTCTTGTCTCCCTTGCGCCGGAGCTCGATCCGAAATATGCCAAGCTCTACGCCTATCTTCAGGACGATTTGACACGGAAGTTCCCCAGCGTCGATCTGATTCTGACGATCGCCCGGCTGCAAGGAGCGGTCGGCCCGCAGGGGCGTTTTTTCTTCTCCGCGCAGGCGCCGCTGCTTCGCTGGCACCTTCTCCACCCGGCCGGGGAGGCGGGGCTCCCGATTCCTCGGTTGAATCAAGGGCTCGTTCTTGACGAGCGGATCGTCGCCTTTCTCCTGGAGATCGCGCAGTTCGATGCAAAGGTCCTCCCCTATGTTCAGCCGCTTCGCCGGAAAGAGCGGGCCCTTCCGTCGCCCGCCGCGGAGGTGGTCTCCCAGCTGCAAGGGTTGATCACGTCACAGTTCCAGCAACAGAATGCCCCCCGGCGAAAAGTCCTCGCCTACTTCTACGGACCCGGCGCCCCCGATGGGCGGGGGATCGCCGAGCAGCTCTGCGAAACATTGAAGATCCATCTGATCGAGGTCGATCTGGCCGCGCTGCATCAGGCCGGGCTGGCCGGCGCCCTCCCCTTCGCCGAGGGGCTTCGACGGATCGTCCGCGAGGCGTTGCTGCAGCCGGCGGCGCTTTATCTCTCCGGCTTCGAGAAGTGGCGGGAGGAGGGAAAAGGGGATATCTCCGTGATGGAATCTCTTTTGCGGGAAGCTTCCTGGCTCACCTTCATCGAGGGGACGGAGCCGCGGGTGCCGGGGGCGATCTCTGAAGAGAGCCTTTTTCTCCCCTTCGCCCTCTCCCTCCCCGACGCTCACCGCCGGATCGAGGGGTGGAGAGGATTGATCGACCGGGCGCCGACGACGATCGGGAAAGAGGAGATCGAATCGCTCTCGCTCCGGTATCGGCTGACCCTGCGGGAGATGGAGGAGGCGATGTGCCTTGCCCGGGATCGGGCGACTCTCCGCTCCCCCGCGCAGGCGGAGGTGACGTGCGACGACCTTCTCTGGGCCTGCCGCGAGCGATCGCAGGTTCACTTCGGCGGCCTGGCGCGGTCGATGACCCCCCGCGCTTCCTGGGAAGATCTTGTCTTGCCCAACCCCCTCCTCCAGCAGCTTCGGGAGATCGTCTCCCAGGTCCGCCATCGACCGCAGGTTTTGCACGATTGGGGTTTTGAGAAGAAGCTCCTCCTCGGAAAGGGGATCTACATTCTCTTCATGGGGCCGAGCGGGACCGGAAAGACCCTGGCGGCCGAGGTCTTGGCGCAAATGTTGGGACGGGATCTTTTGAAGGTCGATCTCTCGGCGGTCGTCAGCAAATATATCGGCGAAACCGAGAAGAATCTCCAACGGATCTTCTCGGGGGCCGAGCGGTCGGACGCGATCCTCTTGTTCGACGAGGCCGACGCCCTTTTCGGAAAGCGCTCCGAGGTGAAGGATGCCCACGACCGCTATGCCAATATCGAGGTCAACTATCTTTTGCAGCGATTGGAGGAGTACGAGGGAATCGTCATCCTGGCGACCAACTTCGCGCAAAACATCGACGACGCCTTCTCCCGGCGAATCCAGATGAGCATCGAGTTCCCCTTTCCGAACGAAGCGTCGCGCCTGGAGATCTGGAAGAAGCATCTTCCGAAGGAGGCGCCGCTGGCGGAGGGGGTCGATCTCGAATATCTGGCGGGTCAATTCAAGATCGCCGGCGGGAATATCCGGAACATTGTTTTAAATGCGGCGTTCCTGGCGGCGGAGGCGGGGGGGCCGATTCAGATGGTGCATCTTCTTCAAGCGATTCGAAGGGAATATGAAAAGATGGGGAAACTCTTCTCCGAGTCGGAATTCACCCTTCCCCCGGCCCTTGCAACCGAGCGGGCCGTCCCCAAGAGGAGCGCCAGATGATCCGGATCAAACGAATCAAGATCACTTACGATCGCGTTCCGCTCGACCCGCGGCAGGCGGCGATGCTTTCCAAACAGGTCCTTTCCCAGGTTCAGAAGCAGCTTCAAGGGGCCCCCCCCGGGAGAATCGAGCGGCTCTCCCCGCCGGCGGTCCGAATTTCATCGGAGAGCGCCGGCAAACCGGAAATCGTCCGGCGAGCCGCGGGGGCGATCCGCGAAGAGGTCGCCCACCGGCTCAAAAGAAAATAGGAGAGAACGATGGCAAACGGATTTTCCAATCAACCGAAGGTCTTGAAGGGGGCCTTTGTCGATTCCAATCTGCTCGCCTTCCCGCCGCTGATCGTCCCTTTCCAGTTCAACCCGGAGACGATCACCCGGCGCAAGGGGATCAGTGTGACGGCCCCTCCTTCCCGACGGGGGAGAGAAGAGGAAGCCTCCGAAAGCGAGAGCCTCGGGGAGGCGCAGACGGTCCATACCAATCCGGAGAGCTTGTCGTTGGACATCCGACTCGACGCGACCGATGCCTTGGAAAAAGGCGATCCGATCGCCGGGGAATTCGGCGTGCTCCCGGCCCTTTCGGCGCTGGAGATGATGGTGATCCCCCGGTCGGAATCGGTTTTTGCGGGACTGTTGGGGCTCTCGGCCGATTTCGGTTTTGGAGACCGCCAGAGCCCGCCGGTCGTCATCTTCATCTGGGGCCGGCAGCGGATCAATGCCGTCCGGATCACCGATCTGAATATCCAGGAGACCGAGTACAATCCGAACCTCAACCCCGTCCGGGTGACGGTGGGGGTCAGCCTCCAGGTGATCGGCGGGCGGAACCCATTCAACATCTTCACGCAGGCGCAGCGGGAGCTGCTGGCGGCGCTGAATTTGGCGAACGCGCCCGATTTAGCGAAGTCGATCATTAATATTTGATGGGTTGTAGGAGGCGTATCGCAATACGCCCTTACCGGAATAGAGGGATGATCTATGATCTACAAAGGCTCGCGCTACACCCGGACAGAAGTCATCGCTCCCGAGAACGCCGAGGAGAAGACGCCGCGAGTGCTGGAGATCCGGGAGATTCCGAAAACCCCCGGCGTCTTCGAGCACATCGTCAGCGAGGGAGAACGGTTGGATCATCTGGCGCATCGGTTCTATACCGATCCGAAGAAGTATTGGCTGATCTTGGACGCAAATACGGATGAGTTAAATCCGTTTCATCTCCTCAAGCCGGGCCGGCGGATCCGTGTCCCGCAGAATCGGATTGTGTAATGGAAATCAAAGAAGTCGTCACCCTCTCGATTAACGGGGAAAAGCAGGACGATCTCATTCCCGATCTGATACGGATTGAGGTGGAAGAGGATGTCGACGCCGCCAGCGTCTTCCGGGTCGAGATCGCCCTCAACGTCGAGCGTGACGGAAGCTGGAGATACATCGACGAGAAGGAGCTCTTTCGGGTCTGGAACCGGGTTTCGATCGAGGCCGGCTATCCGGAGAGCGGCATCGAGACGCTGATCGACGGCTACATTACCCACATGAACGTAAACCTCTCCGGCGATCCGCAGGAGTCGACGCTGGAGATCTCCGGGATGGACGCGAGCGCCTTGATGGACCTGGAGGAGAAGCAGCTCGCCTGGCCGAACAAAAAAGACAGCGAGATCGCCCAGCAGATTTTCGGCGACTATGGATTGAGCTACGAGGTGGAGGACACGGTGGCCCGGCTGGAGGAGACGGTCTCAACCACCCTTCAAACCGAAAGCGACATCCGGTTTCTCCGGCGGCTGGCGGCGCGGAACGGGTTCGAATGCTTCGTCCAAGGGAGCAAGGGGTACTTCAGAAGCCCGACGCTCGAACTGCCGCCGCAGAAAATTCTGGCGATCCAGTTCGGCGAGGAGACGAACCTTGTGAATCTTCGCTTTCGCGTCGACGGCACCGCCCCGACCCATCTTGAAATCCGCCGAATCGATCCGTTCGAGAAGGAGGAGGCGCGGGAAGAGATGACGGAGAGCCCCCGGCGCAAGCTCGGCGAGACCGGCTTGGCTGATCTCCAGTCGGGGGCGCGCGCCGGGCGCCTCCTGCTGAAAAACCAGATCGCCGCGTCGTCTCAGGAGATGCGGGGGCGGTTGCGCGAAGGATACCGGGGGGGCGATCGGTTTGTTCATGTCGAGGGGGAGATCGACGCGCGGATCTACGGCGCGGTGTTGCGGCCGAAGCGGCTGGTGACGATCAAAGGGGCCGGCGAGCAGTTCAGCGGACTTTATTATGTGACCCGCGTCCGTCATGCGTTCACTCTCGACGGCTACACACAAAACTTCGAAGGGGGAAGGAACGGCGCGGGATTGACCGGCGACGAGGTTTTCGCCGCAGCGGCCCTCCCGATCGCGATCGCGCTCCCCGGCCTTGGCGGCGCCTCGGTCGAATCGGGCAACCGCGTTCTTCCGGCGCAACAAGAAGGATCGACGATCCCAGGAATTTGATTTTTGTAGGGGCGACCCGACGGGTCGCCCACATGAAGGGCGAGGCACCGCCTCGCCCCTACGATTGGAGACGACATGTCCGGACCTCAGCCCCCCAAAATCACCACCCTTCGCCGCCGTCCCGTCATCGATTACGTGACGAAGGATTATGAAGGATTCCGGCAGGGGATGCTCAATCAAATTCCCCTGCTGCTGCCGAATTGGACCGACCGGAGCGAGAGCGACTTCGGCGTCGCCCTGATCGAGCTTTACGCCTACGTCGCCGACATTCTCAGCTATTATCAAGACCGGATCGCGAACGAAGCGTATCTTCCGTCGGCGACCCAGCGGCGCTCGGTGGTGGAGCTGCTCCGTCTGATCGACTATCGGATCGATCCGGGGCTGGCGGCGTCAGTCTGGATCCATTTCGACTGCTCGGCGGACGTGACCGTCGGCGGGACGGCGCTCCCCTATCGGCTCAAGACCGCCGGGGTGCCGGGGGAGCCCGACCGGAACTTCGAGGTCACGCAGGAATTTTCCTTGAAGCAGTTGAACAGCGGGATCGATCTGGCGATCTCGGCGGTCGGCCTGACGGCCCTGGCGGCGGAGACCCAGTCGATCGATCTTCGGCGGACCGATCATGCGCTTGCCGAAGGGATGGCGCTCTATTTCGAAGAAAAACGTCAGCAGCCCGACGGTGCGTTTAAAATCCGGCGCTCGCCGATGCTCGAAATGATCAAAATCGAGCCGGCGGGGGCCGATGTCGATCGGATCACCTGGCTTCCCCCCCTTCCGGAGCCGTTCGATCCGGCGAAGACGACGCTGAAGGGGAACAACATCGTCGCCACGCACGGCGAGTCGGTCTTCGACGAGCCGCTCTTCATCGGCGACGGTGCCCCCGGACAACGGATGACCCTCTCGCGCAAACCGGTGACCCATTTGGTGAAGATGGGGCCGTTCACCCGGCGGCGGTCGCGGCCCGAGCTGGAGGTCCGCGTCGACGGCGTCCTCTGGGACGAGGTCGAGACCTTCTTTCAGAGCACGCCGTCCGATCTGCACTATGTCACCTTCATCGATGAGAACGACACCCTCACGATCACCTTCGGGACTGGCCAGCGGGGGAGCGTCGTTCCGGCCGGGGCGGAGGTGAAGGGGGTCTACCGGATCGGGCTGGGGAGCGAGGGGAGTGTCGGCTCCGACACCTTGACGGTCGCCCTCACCGCCATTCCCCAGATCACCCAGATCACCAACCCTTTCAACGCAGAGGGGGGGGCCGACCGGGAGACGACCGAAGAGGCGAAG encodes the following:
- a CDS encoding phage tail sheath subtilisin-like domain-containing protein — protein: MERLHPGVYIEEVPSGVRPIEGVSTSTAAFIGKAEKGPLDRALMVTSFIEFQATYGTFQNDSYLAHAALQFFNNGGKRLYIVRVANGAVAADVAIVDRKGTPAKTLTIFANSPGAWGNALDIDVADGAQDSGNEFKITVKLNGTPLEIHDNLSMNPDATNFVENVVTANSKLIKAVVDPANDTTNRGTSVSGASPATTLPAGNRKMVVNVNGDGPQTITLANPLTTGGEIATAIETAVRALVPLRGSTPTAAFTAFTAGFATGVYTLTSGAGGKRSSVQVTNAPSENGATLLKLGRNNGGVEQAGAAVLRPAVGANYHVGDAAVAGNVISATLGSDGITPQEIDYQNGFALLDVRRDVNIVAVPGIGSKTMVDFGGNYCRNRQDCFFVGDMGAADDTKEEAQAFVTGLTVKSSYAAVYFPWLKAIDPTGVSPEPILLPPSGYVAGMYARIDSRRGVWKAPAGTEANIGGAVGLTKEITDAEQDTLNPIGVNVIRVFPASGIVIWGARTVATQADPEYRYVPVRRTAIFIEQSIYNGIQWAVFEPNDEDLWASLRLNIGAFMMTLFRAGAFQGATPSQAFFVKADSQTTTQADIDAGVVNVMVGFAPLKPAEFVVIKISQKAGESA
- a CDS encoding phage tail protein, whose translation is MAKFTVNTHRFDPYRNFKFKVKVDNQYVAGLSKCSSLKRTTEVTPWREGGDPSTSRQLPGKTKYEAITLEAGVTHDTTFEDWANLVHNFQGDASGSLKNFRKDIAIDVFNEAGQKVFSYNVFRCWVSDYQALPDLDAGANAVAIQTIKLENEGWERDKSVTEPTEK
- a CDS encoding DUF4255 domain-containing protein — translated: MSTTIGKVTESLKNLLVGEMVPATNVSLISPGDTSGQNKRINLFLYRVIENPHLNNRDWQPKRGTTNQLVAPPLALNLFYLMTPFSPLDPQTGLADAHGLLGEAMRVLYENAIIPQTYLETGLQEGEVKVTLLPLDLEQLSKIWTALNKDFRLSVAYEVSYVEVPAEQERPLPKRVTQVELDVRAPFKQPVLQGMSPLSGPVGTTLQFTGTFLRGWKATVRVGGRIAVEDQMLFEDQLFVAPVPAGLTPGVYEVEVNVANLSRLREVFEVVP
- a CDS encoding ATP-binding protein, with the protein product MRATKRATKAASFRDSREYLAAELDWLDRALSLLLHLFHRREAKTEGQGLFLSQKEAERLLSQNPPADEPDAEALRASLDRSRREIVSRRKASLEEGVYLSLPHLAHLFHLSPVEETALLVSLAPELDPKYAKLYAYLQDDLTRKFPSVDLILTIARLQGAVGPQGRFFFSAQAPLLRWHLLHPAGEAGLPIPRLNQGLVLDERIVAFLLEIAQFDAKVLPYVQPLRRKERALPSPAAEVVSQLQGLITSQFQQQNAPRRKVLAYFYGPGAPDGRGIAEQLCETLKIHLIEVDLAALHQAGLAGALPFAEGLRRIVREALLQPAALYLSGFEKWREEGKGDISVMESLLREASWLTFIEGTEPRVPGAISEESLFLPFALSLPDAHRRIEGWRGLIDRAPTTIGKEEIESLSLRYRLTLREMEEAMCLARDRATLRSPAQAEVTCDDLLWACRERSQVHFGGLARSMTPRASWEDLVLPNPLLQQLREIVSQVRHRPQVLHDWGFEKKLLLGKGIYILFMGPSGTGKTLAAEVLAQMLGRDLLKVDLSAVVSKYIGETEKNLQRIFSGAERSDAILLFDEADALFGKRSEVKDAHDRYANIEVNYLLQRLEEYEGIVILATNFAQNIDDAFSRRIQMSIEFPFPNEASRLEIWKKHLPKEAPLAEGVDLEYLAGQFKIAGGNIRNIVLNAAFLAAEAGGPIQMVHLLQAIRREYEKMGKLFSESEFTLPPALATERAVPKRSAR
- a CDS encoding LysM peptidoglycan-binding domain-containing protein yields the protein MIYKGSRYTRTEVIAPENAEEKTPRVLEIREIPKTPGVFEHIVSEGERLDHLAHRFYTDPKKYWLILDANTDELNPFHLLKPGRRIRVPQNRIV
- a CDS encoding phage late control D family protein, which encodes MEIKEVVTLSINGEKQDDLIPDLIRIEVEEDVDAASVFRVEIALNVERDGSWRYIDEKELFRVWNRVSIEAGYPESGIETLIDGYITHMNVNLSGDPQESTLEISGMDASALMDLEEKQLAWPNKKDSEIAQQIFGDYGLSYEVEDTVARLEETVSTTLQTESDIRFLRRLAARNGFECFVQGSKGYFRSPTLELPPQKILAIQFGEETNLVNLRFRVDGTAPTHLEIRRIDPFEKEEAREEMTESPRRKLGETGLADLQSGARAGRLLLKNQIAASSQEMRGRLREGYRGGDRFVHVEGEIDARIYGAVLRPKRLVTIKGAGEQFSGLYYVTRVRHAFTLDGYTQNFEGGRNGAGLTGDEVFAAAALPIAIALPGLGGASVESGNRVLPAQQEGSTIPGI
- a CDS encoding putative baseplate assembly protein; its protein translation is MSGPQPPKITTLRRRPVIDYVTKDYEGFRQGMLNQIPLLLPNWTDRSESDFGVALIELYAYVADILSYYQDRIANEAYLPSATQRRSVVELLRLIDYRIDPGLAASVWIHFDCSADVTVGGTALPYRLKTAGVPGEPDRNFEVTQEFSLKQLNSGIDLAISAVGLTALAAETQSIDLRRTDHALAEGMALYFEEKRQQPDGAFKIRRSPMLEMIKIEPAGADVDRITWLPPLPEPFDPAKTTLKGNNIVATHGESVFDEPLFIGDGAPGQRMTLSRKPVTHLVKMGPFTRRRSRPELEVRVDGVLWDEVETFFQSTPSDLHYVTFIDENDTLTITFGTGQRGSVVPAGAEVKGVYRIGLGSEGSVGSDTLTVALTAIPQITQITNPFNAEGGADRETTEEAKISGPGSIIAQERAVTLHDYELLAKAFPGVGKAKARVGLRGGYKVVQVYIAPENPTVIPPPFASGALKEALKGHLEARQPVNRMAGVDVLDPTYVPVDVAVDVYLKADAGQERVRKEIFKILHDLLSFARLAFGQPIRVGEVFAALHPVEGVAYVLLKRLARSGLPPATHHEGCDFADVPIGENELAYEGLLTVNLFGGIR